In the Arachis ipaensis cultivar K30076 chromosome B10, Araip1.1, whole genome shotgun sequence genome, one interval contains:
- the LOC107624185 gene encoding UDP-glycosyltransferase 73C6: MASQTPQLHFVVFPFMAQGHMIPMMDIAKLLLQRNNVIVTVITTTQNAARFTSTFARFIDSGYQIRLIQLQFPYKEAGLPEGCENLDMLHSLGNALNLFNALSLLREPVEKIFEELSPPPSCIVSDMSLPYTIHIAKKFNIPRISFVGVSCYCLMCYEALRTSDVKESIKDETEYFVIPGLPDEIEVTKAQVPGPADENWNKFYQEIHAAEADTYGIIMNSFQELEPEYERMYKKVRKDKVWCVGPVSLSNKDHLDKAQRGNKVSTEEWMHQKWLDSQKPKSVIYVCLGSLCNLTATQLIEIGLALEESKRPFIWVIRKGSQLEALEKRIKEDGFEERIKDQSLIIRGWAPQLLILSHPSVGGFLTHCGWNSNLEAICAGVPMLTWPLFADQFLNEKLVVKVLKVGVKVGAESSMVWGKEEEIGVLVKKEDIKIGIEKLMDENDANCEERRERVRQLAEMAKRSVEEGGSSHSNLTMFIQDILHNQIVKS; encoded by the coding sequence ATGGCTTCCCAAACACCACAGCTCCATTTCGTTGTCTTCCCATTCATGGCACAAGGCCACATGATTCCAATGATGGACATAGCAAAGTTATTGCTCCAGCGCAACAATGTTATTGTCACAGTAATCACAACCACACAAAACGCAGCAAGATTCACATCAACCTTTGCTCGTTTCATCGATTCCGGTTACCAGATTCGACTAATTCAGCTTCAGTTTCCATATAAAGAGGCAGGTTTGCCAGAAGGGTGTGAGAATCTTGACATGCTTCATTCACTAGGCAATGCCTTGAATTTATTCAATGCACTAAGCCTTCTAAGGGAACCTGTAGAAAAAATCTTTGAAGAGTTGTCGCCCCCACCAAGCTGCATAGTCTCTGATATGAGTCTACCGTACACAATCCACATCGCTAAGAAGTTCAACATTCCAAGGATTTCTTTTGTTGGAGTGAGTTGCTACTGTCTCATGTGTTACGAAGCTTTGCGCACCAGTGATGTGAAGGAGAGCATAAAGGATGAAACAGAGTACTTTGTTATACCGGGTTTACCTGATGAAATTGAAGTCACCAAAGCGCAGGTACCAGGACCAGCAGACGAGAACTGGAACAAGTTTTATCAAGAGATTCATGCGGCCGAAGCAGACACTTATGGAATAATCATGAATTCCTTCCAAGAATTGGAGCCTGAGTATGAAAGAATGTACAAGAAGGTTAGAAAGGATAAAGTGTGGTGCGTCGGTCCGGTGTCACTAAGCAACAAGGATCACTTGGACAAGGCTCAAAGAGGCAACAAGGTTTCAACTGAAGAGTGGATGCACCAAAAATGGCTTGATTCTCAAAAGCCTAAGAGTGTAATTTATGTATGCCTTGGAAGTTTATGTAATCTAACTGCAACTCAGTTGATTGAGATTGGTTTAGCCTTAGAAGAATCAAAGAGACCTTTCATTTGGGTCATAAGGAAAGGGAGTCAATTAGAAGCGCTAGAAAAAAGGATTAAGGAAGATGGGTTTGAAGAAAGAATCAAAGATCAGAGTCTTATAATTCGAGGTTGGGCTCCTCAGCTACTAATACTATCACATCCTTCTGTTGGAGGGTTCTTGACACACTGTGGCTGGAACTCTAACTTAGAAGCTATCTGCGCCGGTGTGCCAATGCTGACGTGGCCGTTGTTTGCAGACCAGTTTCTGAATGAAAAATTGGTTGTCAAAGTACTCAAAGTTGGAGTGAAAGTTGGTGCAGAGAGTTCAATGGTGTGGGGGAAGGAAGAGGAGATTGGTGTATTGGTTAAGAAAGAAGATATTAAAATAGGAATAGAGAAGTTAATGGATGAGAATGATGCTAATtgtgaagagagaagagaaagggtAAGACAGTTAGCTGAAATGGCTAAAAGATCTGTAGAAGAAGGTGGATCTTCTCATAGTAACTTGACTATGTTTATCCAAGATATTTTGCATAATCAAATTGTCAAAAGCTAA